The Toxorhynchites rutilus septentrionalis strain SRP chromosome 3, ASM2978413v1, whole genome shotgun sequence genome includes a region encoding these proteins:
- the LOC129778545 gene encoding uncharacterized protein LOC129778545 translates to MISMELKNIGLILLVFGTNCLLTSACNGGYEMIIHKIENCGGGKQVITIDPQSTATLTEDCKVLSKSTVKSMGFKSADMAVTISKNGVPVVKEKIDLCASMSDAKSNKDAAEIMTMFGVPDKCPVEAGEIKTDESQAYSLEKYKQHLMMAEGKILVDCKIMHDNGESCFKIDIEVKRKGGLMG, encoded by the exons ATGATCAGTATGGAATTGAAGAATATCGGTCTAATCCTGTTGGTCTTCGGCACAAACTGCCTGTTGACTAGTGCGTGT AATGGCGGCTACGAGATGATTATCCATAAAATCGAGAATTGCGGCGGTGGCAAGCAAGTTATTACGATCGACCCGCAATCGACCGCCACTTTGACGGAGGATTGCAAAGTACTTTCTAAGTCCACGGTCAAAAGTATGGGATTTAAAAGCGCTGAT ATGGCGGTTactatatcgaaaaacggcgttcCGGTTGTTAAGGAGAAGATTGATCTGTGTGCCAGTATGAGCGATGCGAAGAGCAACAAGGATGCAGCGGAAATAATGACCATGTTTGGGGTTCCTGATAAATGCCCCGTCGAGGCGGGTGAGATAAAAACCGATGAAAGTCAGGCGTATAGTTTGGAGAAATACAAGCAGCACTTGATGATGGCGGAAGGAAAAATACTGGTCGATTGTAAAATTATGCACGATAAT GGAGAGAGCTGCTTCAAAATCGACATAGAGGTTAAAAGGAAAGGGGGGCTGATGGGATAG